GGGCATCGTGCGGGCTGCCCGCGCACTTCAAGCCCAGGCCATCGTCATGGGCCTGAAGCGTACGGCTCATACTGAAGCCGCCGCGCACGTCCGCTGGAGCACCGCCTACGACGTGGTGTGCTCCGCCGGTTGCCCGGTGCTGACGATCCGCGAAGGGCCCGGGCCAGTAGGCGCGTCCGCGCCCGCGCTTCCCTGAGGTTGTCAGTCCGCCAGGAGCAGGTGGACCAGGTAAACGGCGAGTAGGAGGACGGCCAGAACCATCACGCCGAACACGAGGCTCCGCGTCAGCTTGTGTTCCGTTCGCAGTTGCCGCGCCAAGCTCAGTTCCTCGGTTTCGGCCGGAGCGTGATTCACATCGACGGGTTCGATGCGCACCTCCTACCCCGGTTCCCGCCGCCGATCTTGTTGGGAAGACGGCGCGGCCACCCGGTGCTCATCCTTCCTCCGGTGAAAGCGACCGTCGCGGAGCCGTTCAGGGCCATCGACGTTCCGGACCTGCTGGACGACGGCAGATCGATACGCGTCCGGGCGGAGTACGCGGTCGGCATTGGCCGCCGAACGCCAATCGCCGATCAGGAACTGGGGTTCGTGAGCGACGGTGCCGTGGTCGCCCGTGCATCGGTGCACGAGGGAAGTTGCGAGTTGGCGTCAGGGCTCGGCGATTCGCTGGGGGTGTTCCGATCTCGTGCGAACGTCAGCGCCGACGCGCTACCACTAATTGAGGCCCGGGTCTCGGTCCTCCGTCCGGGCGGGCGAGCCCTGCTGCTCTTCGATGCCGAGCTGGATGCCGCCGACCTGCGGCCGGTGCGAGATGTGCCCTGGGCGGAGCCCGTGGCCGTCCGGATTCGCTCCACCCGCAGCTGCCGTTCACTCCGGGCCAGACTGCGCGCCGCTGGACTGCCACCGGTCGTGATCGACGCGGCCGCCGTTCTCGACGAGGGGGACACCCACGATGTGCCGGCGCTCGTGGATGCCGTGCGGCTCGCCCGCACGGCGGCGCGGATGCGCGCGTACGGATTCCACGTCCCGGCAATCGTGTATCGGGGTCCCCACCAACCATCGACAGTCGGCTTCAGCGCGGTCCGGCCGCAGGAATCGTCGAATCTCACTCAGTCGGCCTCGCGCGTGCCGCATGGCCGCCCGTCGCTGACCACGCCGCTCGACACGGTGACGGGCAGCGAGGCCATCGCTGGTAATCGCATCGAGGTGGAGCTGGACAACCGGCAGGCCCGCAACTGGCTGCTTCACGCGATCGAACACAGCCAGCGCCGCGTGCACTTTCAGGTATACATGGCGCTCGACGATGACGTCGGACGACCCGTCGAAGCGGCGCTGGCGGCAGCGGCCGCGCGGGGTGTGACGGTCAGGGTTCTCGTCGACTCGCTCCACGGGCTTCACGGTTCGTTCGGCCTGCGCAACCCGATTCTCGAGCGGCTGTCGTCGCGTCCCGGCGTCGAATTGCGCCTCGGGAAGCCGATCACGCCGGACTCGCCGCTCGAGGACCTGAAACAGCGCGACCACCGCAAGCTCGTCGTGGCGGACGGTCGCGTCGCGCTGCTCGGTGGCAGGAACCTGTCGCACGAGTATTACACCGGCTTCGAGGAGGTTCCACTGCGGCCGGAGATGACGTGGAGGATGGTGCCTTGGCTGGACGCCGGCGCCCGTGTGGAAGGTCCGGCGGTGGCCGTCCTCGAGCGATCGTTCCTCGAAGCGTGGAGGGAGGCGGGTGGCCGCGCCTTCGACACTCCCGCCTGCCCCCCGGGCGGCACGGCCGCCGCTCGCGTCGTCGTCCATCGCGGCCTGCGGGACGCCCACACGGTTGAAGCCTACATCGCGTTGATCGAGAGCGCGCGCTCGCACGTGTATGTCGTCAACGGGTTCCCGCTCCTGCTCGAGATCCAGCACGCGCTGCTCGGAGCGCTGAAGCGGGGTGTCCGCGTCCGCACCCTCGTGGGCAACCTCACCCCGCGCCACGGCAACAGACCGCTCGAAGGGCCGTGGGCGGCGGCGCGCACGGTGGCGACGTCGCTGGTTCACTCGCGAATAGACCCGCTGGTGGACGCCGGGGGCGAATGTTACGAGTTCGTGGTGCCCAATCAGCCCGGGTGGGATCCGTCGCTCACCGAGGTCCGGCCGCACGTTCACGCAAAGACGATGAGTGTCGACGGGCGCGTGTGCGCCGTGGGCAGTGCCAACCTCGACGTGACGGCCGGCTACTGGGAAAGCGAGCTGCTGCTGGTCGTCGAAGACGGGTCGATCGCCGCCGGAGTGGAGGCGAGGTTCGACGAGCTTCTTGCGACGTCGCGGCGAATCGACCGCGAGGATCCGGAATGGCAGCGGCGAGCCGGGTTCCGCCGCTGGATGCGGTACTGGCCTGGCGTGCTGTCCGCCTGACGCGCGACGTCCACCCAGCGTCTCCCCGACTCCATTTCGTCGCGGGCGTGCCGTGGCGCCGCGCGCGATCGCCCGCAACCACCTGACCCGACAGGAGATAGGCTCCAGACGCACCTTCCGTGGCCCGGTGTCGATCTTGCGGTGTGAGGCCGACAAGTGGCGTGGCAGCAGCCAAACGGCGAGCGCCGCACTGTCGGTCAACGCATGGCGATGGCAGGGACGAACCGATGCTACGAGTCATTACGCAGCAGCACGGAGGCGGCTACAACCTCGAGTTGCAGGGGACGCTCCGCGGGGAATGGGTGCCGCTCCTCGAACGACACTGGCGCGCGCTCGCGGGCGACGGTCCGTCCGCGGGCGTCACGGTCGTCCTATCGGACGTCGACTTCATCGACCCGGACGGTGAGCGGTTGCTCCGCCGGATGGCGGACGCCGGGGTGGAGTTCGTGGTCTCAGGCTGCATGAACCGGTACGTGGTCGAGAAGCTCCAGCCGAACGCACCGGCTGTGAAAGCGAGGGTGTGACGTGTTCCTGGCGCGCCACCGTCCGCATCGACGCAGCCGCGATCGGCGCACCAGCCGTTTGCGGGAGATCGCCAGCGTCGCGGTTCGTTACGGGCTGGCCGACCAGCTACGGCAGATACCCGTGGAGCGGCTGCAGCAGTGGCTGCGCGGGTCTGCCGGCGACGACATCGCGCGGCTCGGCCTTCCGGTGCGTCTCCGGCTCGCGCTGGCCGAGCTCGGCACGACCTTCATCAAGTTCGGGCAGATGCTCAGTACGCGGGCGGACCTGGTGGGCGACGACGTCGCGAAGGAACTGACGCACCTCCAAAGCGACGCGCCACCCGATCCACCCGGGGTGGCGGAGACGACGATACGGCAGGAGCTCGGCGGTGCGCCTTCCACGGTCTTCGCTTCGTTCGAGCCGACGCCGTTTGCGTCGGCCTCGATCGCGCAGGTGCACCACGCCCGGCTCCACTCCGGCGAGAATGTGGTCGTCAAGGTCCAGAAGAACGGAATCGACACGCAGATCGAGGCGGATCTGAGCATCCTGGCGGACCTCGCACAACTGGCCGAACGGCACGCAAGCCTTGGACTGTATCACCCGGTCGCCGTGGTCGCGCAGTTCACGAGGATGATGAGGGGCGAGCTCGATTTTCTGAGCGAGCTGGGCAACATCGAGCAGTTCCGGACAAACTTCGCCGGTGACGAGACCGTCCACTTCCCGGTCCCGTATCGCGACTTCAGCACGCGCCGCGTGCTCACGATGGAGCGCCTCGAGGGCGTGCTCGTGTCGCAGATCAAGCAGTTGCCGGAACGCAATCCTGACGTCGACGAGTTCGTCAGGCGTGGCGCGAACGTCTACCTCGAGATGATCTTCCGCGACTCGTTCTACCACGCGGATCCGCATCCCGGGAACCTCATGGTCCTCCCCGACGGAGTCGTCGGCGTGCTCGACTGCGGCATGGTGCAGCGGCTGGATGGGGACTTGCACGAGGCGGTCGAGGACCTGCTGCTGGCGATC
The genomic region above belongs to Vicinamibacterales bacterium and contains:
- a CDS encoding phosphatidylserine/phosphatidylglycerophosphate/cardiolipin synthase family protein, which produces MLILPPVKATVAEPFRAIDVPDLLDDGRSIRVRAEYAVGIGRRTPIADQELGFVSDGAVVARASVHEGSCELASGLGDSLGVFRSRANVSADALPLIEARVSVLRPGGRALLLFDAELDAADLRPVRDVPWAEPVAVRIRSTRSCRSLRARLRAAGLPPVVIDAAAVLDEGDTHDVPALVDAVRLARTAARMRAYGFHVPAIVYRGPHQPSTVGFSAVRPQESSNLTQSASRVPHGRPSLTTPLDTVTGSEAIAGNRIEVELDNRQARNWLLHAIEHSQRRVHFQVYMALDDDVGRPVEAALAAAAARGVTVRVLVDSLHGLHGSFGLRNPILERLSSRPGVELRLGKPITPDSPLEDLKQRDHRKLVVADGRVALLGGRNLSHEYYTGFEEVPLRPEMTWRMVPWLDAGARVEGPAVAVLERSFLEAWREAGGRAFDTPACPPGGTAAARVVVHRGLRDAHTVEAYIALIESARSHVYVVNGFPLLLEIQHALLGALKRGVRVRTLVGNLTPRHGNRPLEGPWAAARTVATSLVHSRIDPLVDAGGECYEFVVPNQPGWDPSLTEVRPHVHAKTMSVDGRVCAVGSANLDVTAGYWESELLLVVEDGSIAAGVEARFDELLATSRRIDREDPEWQRRAGFRRWMRYWPGVLSA
- a CDS encoding AarF/UbiB family protein — translated: MFLARHRPHRRSRDRRTSRLREIASVAVRYGLADQLRQIPVERLQQWLRGSAGDDIARLGLPVRLRLALAELGTTFIKFGQMLSTRADLVGDDVAKELTHLQSDAPPDPPGVAETTIRQELGGAPSTVFASFEPTPFASASIAQVHHARLHSGENVVVKVQKNGIDTQIEADLSILADLAQLAERHASLGLYHPVAVVAQFTRMMRGELDFLSELGNIEQFRTNFAGDETVHFPVPYRDFSTRRVLTMERLEGVLVSQIKQLPERNPDVDEFVRRGANVYLEMIFRDSFYHADPHPGNLMVLPDGVVGVLDCGMVQRLDGDLHEAVEDLLLAIVHGDARTATDAVWDMCSPPPAARRDRLHADVAELLADYSGQTVAGLDMSALLNSLTDVIHRNRLFLPPGASLLIRMLAELDGTAKLLNPSFSLVTLLEPNAEAAARRRLAPRRVLLQLLRGARQWDRLARDIPSDLNEMLQRMRAGTLSVHLEHRRLDPVVNRLVLGLLTSSLLVGSSLLWSMHAAPLVGDVSVFGAIGYALASIMGLRLLWAIRRSERPPEHM